Within the Microbacterium terricola genome, the region ACAAGGTGAGGGTCAACGGCTCGCACGCGGCGCCGCTGTACAAGGCGCTCAAGAAGGCGCGGAACGCCCAGGGCGCGAAGGGCCCGATCATGTGGAACTTCGAGAAGTTCGTGGTGACCCCGGACGGCGAGGTGCACCGGTTCCGCCCGCAGACGAAGCCCGACGATCCTGAGATCGTCGCGGTGATCGAGGCGAACCTCCCCCGCTAGGCGACGACCGAGTCCGCGTCCGCGGTCTCGGCCGCTTCCCCGCGCTCGCCCCACACCTGCCGCACGATCTGCGTGAACGCCTCTGCGGGCTGTGCGCCGCTGACGCCGTACTTCCCGTCGATGACGAAGAACGGGACTCCGCTGATGCCGTAGGCGCGGGCCTGCGCCTGATCGGCCCTGACGGCGTCGAGGTAGCGGCCGCTCTGCAGCGCCGCGCGCGCAGCATCCGCTTCCAGACCCGCGTCGGTCGCGAGCGAGACGAGCTCGTCCTCGCGACCGAGGTGCCTGCCCTCGGTGAAGTACCCCGACATGAGGCGCTCGGCGAGCTCGTGCTGGCGGCCGTGCTCCTTCGCGAAGTGCAGCAGCTCGTGGGCCTTCACGGTGTTCGTGTGCTTGAGCAGGTCGAAGCGGTACGCGAGTCCCGCCTCGGCGGCGACGCCGGTGACGCGCTCGAGCATCTGCTGCACCTGGTCCCGCGCCATGCCCTTGTGCTCGGCCAGGAAGTCGAGCTCATCGCCCTCGAAATCGACGGGTGTGTCCGGTGACAGTTCGAACGAGTGGTACGTGACCTCCACCTGCGGGGCGTCCTCGTCGCCGGCGACGGCAGCGAGTCCGTTC harbors:
- a CDS encoding DsbA family oxidoreductase; translated protein: MTHPIKIDVWSDIACPWCYIGKRNLENGLAAVAGDEDAPQVEVTYHSFELSPDTPVDFEGDELDFLAEHKGMARDQVQQMLERVTGVAAEAGLAYRFDLLKHTNTVKAHELLHFAKEHGRQHELAERLMSGYFTEGRHLGREDELVSLATDAGLEADAARAALQSGRYLDAVRADQAQARAYGISGVPFFVIDGKYGVSGAQPAEAFTQIVRQVWGERGEAAETADADSVVA